One genomic region from Leptolyngbyaceae cyanobacterium JSC-12 encodes:
- a CDS encoding photosystem II reaction center protein Psb28 (IMG reference gene:2510095799~PFAM: Psb28 protein~TIGRFAM: photosystem II reaction center protein Psb28) gives MTTLQPSIQFFDGISEELDTVSLRRNRVSGARIVVMVFRELKAIAQFNSFRYRFSQCLKLTDSEGEISIEPSSVKFYFGGPEGDELERMECRFELVQDDHWERFSRFMERYAAANGLEYGERKPGE, from the coding sequence ATGACAACTCTACAGCCCTCTATCCAATTTTTTGATGGTATTTCTGAGGAACTGGACACTGTAAGTCTGAGACGGAATCGCGTATCTGGCGCTCGTATTGTGGTAATGGTGTTTCGGGAGTTAAAGGCGATCGCCCAATTCAACAGCTTTCGGTATCGCTTTTCTCAATGCCTGAAACTAACTGATTCTGAGGGCGAAATCAGCATTGAACCGTCTTCAGTCAAGTTTTATTTTGGTGGTCCGGAGGGGGACGAACTAGAGCGCATGGAGTGCCGCTTTGAACTGGTTCAAGATGATCACTGGGAGCGATTTTCTCGCTTTATGGAACGGTATGCCGCTGCCAACGGACTGGAATACGGGGAGCGAAAACCAGGAGAATGA
- a CDS encoding hypothetical protein (IMG reference gene:2510095800) → MADCVAPMLFRLIFLLAIAGVLTVFTVQNLTPLMPLVFLGMQFPALPLSWWVLGAIAAGALTTLAIRLLFELSNFAAGQAVRSRVRSTFSRSGGENRWATSTTDSVHAAPRTSSRNDRSPDDDTAWKDWRGYETPEPRTSTSHREHQSTVKESVDDWERPSSDDWETPTSHSTSAAPIGASDRQTPQDSNRAAKTPSAKQTSPSGSSYSYGYRDPEGSGVGKPEKVVDADYRVIVPPYRPLDEPVSTPSPSASVEENADDWFEDSSDEFGDEKGDR, encoded by the coding sequence ATGGCTGATTGCGTTGCGCCCATGTTGTTTCGTCTAATTTTTTTACTCGCCATTGCTGGTGTACTCACGGTGTTTACGGTACAAAACCTGACACCGCTAATGCCGTTAGTCTTCCTTGGTATGCAGTTTCCGGCACTCCCATTGTCCTGGTGGGTGTTGGGGGCGATCGCGGCAGGCGCATTGACCACTCTGGCAATCCGGCTCTTGTTTGAGTTATCGAACTTTGCTGCTGGGCAAGCTGTGCGATCGCGAGTTCGTTCAACCTTTTCTCGCTCAGGGGGTGAAAATCGCTGGGCAACCTCCACCACAGACTCAGTTCATGCAGCGCCTCGCACCTCTAGTCGCAACGATCGCTCTCCAGACGATGACACCGCCTGGAAAGATTGGCGGGGATATGAAACACCTGAACCACGAACATCCACCAGCCATAGAGAGCACCAATCTACCGTCAAGGAATCCGTGGATGATTGGGAGCGCCCCTCAAGCGACGACTGGGAAACCCCAACCTCTCACTCCACTAGTGCAGCCCCTATCGGTGCCAGCGATCGCCAGACTCCTCAAGACTCGAACAGGGCTGCAAAGACACCTTCTGCGAAACAAACATCGCCATCTGGTTCGAGCTATTCCTACGGCTACCGCGACCCGGAAGGCTCGGGCGTTGGGAAGCCAGAAAAAGTCGTGGATGCAGATTATCGGGTCATCGTTCCGCCCTACCGTCCGCTGGATGAACCCGTTTCCACGCCATCGCCGTCTGCTTCGGTTGAAGAAAATGCAGACGACTGGTTTGAAGATTCTTCGGATGAGTTTGGAGATGAGAAAGGCGATCGCTAA
- a CDS encoding hypothetical protein (IMG reference gene:2510095801) has protein sequence MAIKKFKKWLINGCVFGGTVGMRLLRAIVQKIKLIQLYQRYQVIGFLADPESQPGDRPRVLIAIAHITSIAEAASCETGAQKIERLTQTIEGLLTSLAHCHLHIVVCTVPGRHITHYLPDYQQRSLSVHEVTHCDPMYIGFAAQDLLAENVDRYDWLMFIEDDIVLYDSCFLEKIQQFNQVYGHDHALLFPNRYEMHQGKKSYIDLTIDRDLAWERLSKFAIGSVKFAECTNPHAGIYCLSQMQMRRWIASGRTWKHRPVMVGPLESAATFCLLECFSIFKPHPTNLNYLEVRHYDTKYSRLYPGPSPYILSAVSETP, from the coding sequence ATGGCAATTAAGAAGTTTAAGAAATGGCTGATTAATGGGTGTGTCTTTGGCGGAACAGTGGGAATGAGATTGCTCCGGGCAATTGTGCAAAAAATTAAACTGATCCAGCTCTATCAGCGGTACCAGGTTATCGGCTTCCTGGCTGATCCGGAGTCCCAACCGGGCGATCGCCCCCGTGTCCTGATCGCGATCGCCCACATTACCTCAATCGCAGAGGCAGCCAGTTGCGAAACTGGGGCACAAAAAATTGAACGTCTGACTCAGACAATCGAAGGGCTACTCACTAGCCTGGCGCATTGCCACCTGCACATCGTGGTGTGTACGGTCCCTGGAAGACACATCACCCACTATCTGCCAGATTATCAACAACGCAGCCTCTCAGTTCACGAAGTCACTCACTGCGACCCTATGTATATCGGCTTTGCTGCCCAAGATTTACTCGCCGAAAACGTGGATCGCTATGATTGGTTAATGTTCATTGAAGACGACATTGTGCTTTATGACAGTTGCTTCCTGGAAAAAATTCAGCAGTTTAACCAGGTTTATGGACATGACCATGCCCTGCTTTTCCCAAATCGGTATGAGATGCATCAGGGCAAGAAAAGTTACATCGATTTAACTATTGATCGAGATCTAGCTTGGGAGCGACTTTCAAAGTTTGCTATTGGTTCTGTGAAGTTCGCTGAATGTACCAACCCCCATGCGGGGATTTATTGTCTTTCCCAGATGCAAATGCGGCGCTGGATTGCATCCGGGCGCACCTGGAAGCATCGTCCGGTAATGGTCGGACCCCTAGAGAGTGCAGCCACCTTCTGCCTGTTGGAGTGTTTTTCGATCTTTAAACCTCACCCTACGAACTTAAATTATTTAGAAGTCCGACATTACGACACGAAATATTCCAGATTGTATCCGGGGCCATCGCCGTATATTCTTTCAGCTGTGTCTGAAACGCCTTAG
- a CDS encoding shikimate kinase (IMG reference gene:2510095802~PFAM: Shikimate kinase) encodes MEKSLSDRLQGINLYLIGMMGAGKTTVGRLIAQALGYQFFDTDAVIEQVTGQPITALFTEMGEAGFRELETRVLAELSTYTRLAIATGGGIVLRHENWGYLRHGVIVWLDVPLEQLQQRLQSDTNRPLLQTGDLTTRLQTLLDQRRSLYAQADVHVGYRVGETPTQVAEQVLIQVQQVLLPDSAPPDYGN; translated from the coding sequence GTGGAAAAAAGTTTGAGCGATCGCCTGCAGGGGATTAATCTCTACCTGATTGGCATGATGGGCGCCGGCAAAACAACGGTGGGACGCCTGATAGCACAGGCGTTGGGCTATCAGTTTTTTGATACCGATGCAGTGATTGAGCAGGTTACCGGACAACCAATTACAGCCCTGTTTACGGAAATGGGGGAAGCAGGCTTTCGGGAACTGGAAACGCGGGTCCTGGCAGAGCTTTCGACCTATACCCGGTTAGCGATTGCCACAGGGGGTGGGATCGTGTTACGGCACGAGAACTGGGGCTATTTACGACATGGGGTGATCGTGTGGCTGGATGTTCCCCTGGAGCAGTTACAGCAGCGGCTCCAATCTGACACAAACCGGCCCCTCTTGCAGACAGGCGACTTGACTACACGCCTGCAAACGCTGCTGGATCAACGGCGATCGCTCTATGCCCAGGCAGATGTGCACGTTGGCTATCGCGTTGGAGAAACCCCCACCCAGGTGGCAGAGCAAGTCCTCATCCAGGTGCAACAGGTGCTACTCCCCGACTCAGCCCCGCCGGATTATGGGAATTGA
- a CDS encoding replication restart DNA helicase PriA (IMG reference gene:2510095803~PFAM: Helicase conserved C-terminal domain; DEAD/DEAH box helicase~TIGRFAM: primosomal protein N') — protein sequence MPSDSGSNFPTDFAVATLAPPDSLTRHWVDVLVDCPGAQGVFTYAVPEGMTVQPGDILSVPFGSQQVGAIAIRYPATPATEVAPSQIRPVEAIIQPGFFSPTYWQLLNQVADYYCTSFMQVVRVALPPGLLTRSQRRVRLKSPQGGGEECAFVAASLSTVAQRVLAVLQASKTGDYSWQYLQRQVPGASRGMQELTQAGWVEPYLEPPCPVRPKQRQSVTLTAIAPTSTNLSARQQEVLAVLRRHGGELWLAELLQQCRTSTTTIKALAQKGYLVVRSQEVLRTERGVSLELELPKRLTPDQATALAQIQTLTGFREVLLHGVTGSGKTEVYLQAIAPLLEQGQSALVLVPEIGLTPQLTDRFRERFGDQVVVYHSALSEGERYDTWRQMLEGKAQVVIGTRSAVFAPLPHLGLIILDEEHDSSFKQEHPAPCYHARTVARWRAGLECCPLVLGSATPSLETWVRSQGLRGRQHEIPPFSPSPDSPPAVYLSLPTRVHAQPLPAIEVVDMRQELHNGNRSLFSHALQQALQTLQDEEQQGILFMHRRGHSTFVSCRSCGYVVTCPHCDVSLTYHHPHQGAMPTLRCHYCNHSQLQPPVCPNCESSYFKHFGSGTQRVTQELAALFPNLRVIRFDSDTTRTKGAHRSLLTRFAQGEADLLVGTQMLTKGIDLPQVTLVGIVAADGLLHFSDYSASERTFQTLTQVAGRCGRGDRRGRVILQTYSPEDPVIQAVQQQDYVAFVETELRQRRTLHYPPYGRLILLRFSSPNPVAVQTAAERVARALAEQLPPEGHLLGPAPAPVLRIANRYRWQLLLKLPMSRDASWFNVEALRSLCPNTVSLLVDIDPITMG from the coding sequence ATGCCTTCTGACTCTGGCTCTAATTTTCCGACAGACTTTGCCGTTGCGACACTGGCACCTCCCGATTCACTTACCAGGCATTGGGTAGATGTGCTGGTGGATTGTCCAGGTGCTCAAGGGGTGTTTACCTATGCAGTGCCAGAGGGGATGACAGTCCAGCCTGGAGATATTTTGAGTGTTCCGTTTGGCTCGCAACAGGTGGGGGCGATCGCCATTCGTTACCCTGCTACTCCAGCCACGGAGGTAGCCCCTTCCCAGATTCGACCAGTGGAAGCCATCATTCAACCAGGCTTTTTTTCTCCCACTTACTGGCAATTGCTTAACCAGGTGGCTGATTATTACTGCACCTCATTCATGCAGGTAGTTCGGGTGGCATTACCGCCAGGGCTACTTACGCGATCGCAGCGGCGAGTGCGGTTGAAGTCACCCCAGGGCGGGGGGGAGGAGTGTGCTTTTGTTGCAGCATCTCTTTCAACAGTGGCACAGCGCGTACTTGCGGTGTTGCAGGCTAGCAAAACAGGAGACTATAGCTGGCAATACCTTCAGCGTCAGGTACCGGGGGCAAGTCGAGGGATGCAAGAATTGACTCAGGCAGGCTGGGTAGAACCCTATCTAGAACCCCCCTGCCCCGTGCGCCCCAAGCAACGACAGTCCGTTACTCTAACAGCAATTGCTCCCACCAGTACAAACCTGAGTGCACGGCAGCAAGAGGTTCTGGCGGTGTTGCGACGGCACGGCGGCGAACTCTGGCTAGCAGAGTTGTTGCAGCAGTGCCGAACCAGTACAACAACGATCAAAGCACTGGCGCAGAAAGGCTATCTGGTTGTGCGATCGCAGGAAGTCTTGCGCACCGAGCGGGGTGTATCCCTGGAGCTAGAGTTACCCAAGCGCCTTACCCCTGACCAGGCAACCGCATTAGCCCAAATTCAGACGCTTACCGGGTTTAGGGAGGTTTTGCTGCATGGGGTAACCGGGTCAGGCAAAACGGAAGTGTACCTGCAAGCGATCGCGCCTTTGCTGGAACAGGGTCAGTCAGCCTTGGTGCTGGTGCCAGAGATTGGACTCACTCCACAACTAACGGATCGGTTTCGGGAACGGTTTGGTGATCAGGTTGTTGTTTATCACAGTGCCCTCTCCGAGGGAGAACGCTACGACACCTGGCGGCAAATGTTAGAGGGTAAAGCGCAGGTAGTGATTGGTACCCGTTCAGCGGTTTTTGCACCCCTCCCCCACCTGGGACTAATCATTCTGGATGAAGAACACGATAGTAGCTTTAAGCAAGAACACCCAGCCCCCTGTTACCATGCCCGGACAGTGGCTCGCTGGCGTGCAGGGTTGGAATGCTGTCCACTGGTGCTGGGTTCTGCCACTCCCTCGCTAGAAACCTGGGTTCGCAGCCAGGGGCTTAGAGGCAGGCAACACGAGATCCCCCCTTTTTCGCCTTCTCCCGATTCGCCTCCAGCAGTTTACCTGTCGCTACCAACCCGGGTACATGCCCAGCCTCTGCCCGCGATCGAGGTAGTAGACATGCGACAGGAGCTACATAATGGTAATCGCTCCCTGTTTAGCCATGCCCTACAACAAGCTCTGCAAACCCTACAGGATGAGGAACAACAGGGCATTTTGTTTATGCATCGTCGGGGGCATAGCACTTTTGTATCCTGTCGCAGTTGTGGGTATGTGGTCACTTGTCCGCACTGCGATGTGTCATTGACTTACCACCACCCGCATCAGGGGGCAATGCCGACGCTGCGCTGCCATTACTGTAACCATAGCCAACTCCAGCCTCCCGTTTGCCCGAATTGCGAGTCTTCCTATTTCAAGCATTTTGGCAGTGGCACCCAGCGGGTAACGCAGGAATTAGCTGCCCTCTTTCCCAATCTCCGCGTCATCCGGTTTGATAGCGACACTACCCGCACCAAGGGGGCACACCGATCGCTGCTCACCCGCTTTGCTCAGGGCGAGGCAGATTTACTAGTGGGTACCCAAATGTTAACCAAAGGCATCGATTTACCCCAGGTGACGCTGGTGGGAATTGTGGCAGCGGATGGGCTACTTCACTTTTCAGATTACAGTGCCAGTGAACGAACTTTTCAGACCCTAACCCAGGTGGCAGGGCGGTGTGGACGGGGTGATCGCAGGGGACGGGTGATCTTACAAACTTACTCGCCAGAGGATCCTGTGATTCAAGCCGTGCAACAGCAGGATTATGTTGCTTTTGTCGAAACAGAACTGCGTCAGCGACGCACTCTTCACTATCCACCTTACGGACGGCTGATTCTGCTGCGCTTCTCCAGTCCCAATCCAGTTGCCGTACAAACGGCTGCGGAACGAGTTGCCCGGGCACTGGCAGAACAGTTGCCACCAGAGGGGCACCTGTTAGGTCCCGCTCCTGCTCCAGTCCTGCGAATTGCCAATCGCTATCGCTGGCAGTTGCTGCTAAAGCTGCCGATGTCCAGAGATGCCAGTTGGTTCAATGTCGAAGCGTTGCGATCGCTCTGTCCCAATACCGTGAGTTTATTAGTTGATATTGATCCAATCACTATGGGATGA
- a CDS encoding hypothetical protein (IMG reference gene:2510095804) encodes MAEREYLKVTAKSHYDDLDQVRERLIEMLHYHKNRLEYRKRTEIAVEIVRQVEAEGQFPTADYAFDNGVLTVELTTMIESAGKHWVSEVESSRNILWNDQWQRVDAIGLELRIHHPESFRPIQVTCRNGETKPIWAFTKVVRLKKFGRKRLVIVHEQADLQDPPRFLLTDALHWESGRVMQTWSYRWSCEVFHEVSKQHTGLESAQVRNEEAVNRHFRLSCVAQSILQRTACSGAQSERFEFAQGKQTVGQKLYTLTRQAFDDLLQFIVTRCSHGHTNEQILQALLPS; translated from the coding sequence GTGGCAGAACGGGAGTATCTGAAGGTGACGGCAAAATCCCACTATGACGATTTAGACCAAGTGCGAGAACGACTGATTGAGATGTTGCATTATCACAAGAATCGATTGGAGTATCGCAAACGCACCGAGATTGCCGTCGAGATTGTGCGCCAAGTGGAAGCGGAAGGACAATTTCCCACCGCCGATTATGCGTTTGACAATGGGGTGTTGACTGTTGAGTTAACCACCATGATTGAGTCCGCAGGAAAACACTGGGTGAGTGAAGTTGAAAGTTCTCGCAACATCTTGTGGAATGACCAATGGCAACGGGTAGATGCGATTGGTTTAGAACTCAGAATCCATCACCCAGAGAGCTTTCGCCCGATTCAAGTCACTTGCCGCAACGGCGAAACGAAACCGATTTGGGCATTTACCAAAGTCGTGCGCCTCAAGAAGTTTGGACGCAAGCGATTGGTCATCGTCCACGAGCAAGCAGATTTACAAGACCCACCTCGCTTCCTGCTCACCGATGCGTTGCATTGGGAAAGTGGGCGAGTCATGCAGACTTGGAGTTATCGATGGTCCTGCGAGGTCTTTCATGAGGTGAGCAAACAGCACACCGGGCTAGAGTCGGCTCAGGTGCGGAACGAGGAAGCGGTCAACCGTCACTTCCGTCTTAGTTGCGTGGCGCAGTCGATTCTGCAACGGACTGCCTGTTCTGGCGCACAATCTGAACGATTTGAGTTTGCTCAAGGCAAGCAAACGGTGGGACAGAAGCTCTATACCCTCACTCGTCAAGCCTTTGATGATTTGCTGCAATTCATTGTGACGCGATGTTCTCACGGACATACAAATGAACAGATTTTACAAGCTCTCCTCCCCAGTTGA
- a CDS encoding hypothetical protein (IMG reference gene:2510095805), with protein MLPFVAVPSTIAQEFGKYRDLFCRGAGFEQVSRYVTGLLLSENKTLQGIAGQWVAGGEVGGRRAMHAAVFEAGWRSSELMSHHRAVIAKEHQGRGREVISLDWTLSHHDWGKQIFGVKRSYDYVEHRMSCFQTVVTATIANRHLIDGIDVVVQFSRFFSGRTGVSEGDGKIPL; from the coding sequence ATGCTGCCCTTTGTCGCTGTGCCATCGACGATTGCTCAAGAGTTTGGGAAATATCGAGACCTGTTCTGCCGAGGCGCAGGCTTTGAGCAGGTGAGTCGCTATGTGACCGGATTGCTGTTGAGTGAGAACAAAACCTTGCAAGGGATTGCCGGACAATGGGTAGCAGGTGGGGAGGTCGGCGGACGAAGAGCGATGCACGCAGCGGTGTTTGAGGCGGGCTGGAGGAGTTCAGAGTTAATGTCCCATCATCGTGCTGTGATAGCCAAAGAGCATCAGGGGCGAGGGCGAGAAGTCATCAGTCTGGATTGGACGCTCAGCCATCACGATTGGGGCAAGCAGATCTTTGGGGTGAAGCGATCCTATGATTATGTGGAACATCGGATGAGTTGCTTTCAAACGGTGGTGACGGCGACGATTGCGAACCGCCACCTAATTGATGGGATTGACGTGGTGGTGCAGTTTTCCAGATTTTTCAGTGGCAGAACGGGAGTATCTGAAGGTGACGGCAAAATCCCACTATGA